The following proteins are encoded in a genomic region of Takifugu flavidus isolate HTHZ2018 chromosome 3, ASM371156v2, whole genome shotgun sequence:
- the trip6 gene encoding LOW QUALITY PROTEIN: thyroid receptor-interacting protein 6 (The sequence of the model RefSeq protein was modified relative to this genomic sequence to represent the inferred CDS: inserted 1 base in 1 codon) — protein MSGPTWLPPRTLDSPERAGPQMSQPAGSAVYRAPNKMMGGMSDFRPKYGPYDPNGGGGGGGRYMASAPTGGPVHHLSDHYYSPTCGPKEDRNWSPHVDGYEFMHRGPEKPASYHSKIDADIDSLTSMLADLDSHTQDSSAQLYDNVPYNKYLSGDHXKSAHQNAGSPQSRPAMGYPPHPQSQYHPGSPYSSESPQYSSSHQQDYYTSSSSAPKPYPQPVPASYTTASTPTGPRFSVQVKTAQPVTYSQTGRQAEQAYTPPPPRQHAPRPPPQSQANLQGWYPPHQAQEMHAEAGYKGASGSVGRVNQVPLSKRGTENNQTGSGDLQTLSYQSNKGAVNTRPEEELDRLTKKLVYDMNHPPSEDYFGRCARCGENVVGDGSGCIAMEQVFHVECFTCITCHARLRGQPFYALDKKSYCESCYISTLERCSKCSKPILDRILRAMGKAYHPRCFTCVVCNCCLDGVPFTVDATSQIHCIEDFHRKYAPRCSVCGEPIMPEQGQEETVRIVALDRSFHVNCYVCEECGLLLSSEGEGRGCYPLDGHILCKSCSAQRIQDLSAKISTDC, from the exons ATGTCGGGCCCCACCTGGCTTCCACCGAGAACTCTGGATAGCCCAGAGAGAGCCGGACCGCAGATGTCCCAACCTGCCGGGTCAGCGGTCTACAGAGCCCCCAACAAGATGATGGGAGGCATGTCGGACTTCCGCCCAAAATATGGCCCCTATGACCCGAACggcggcgggggaggaggggggaggtaTATGGCTTCTGCACCCACAG GTGGGCCAGTTCATCATTTGAGCGATCACTATTACTCCCCTACATGCGGCCCCAAAGAAGATCGCAACTGGAGCCCCCACGTGGATGGTTACGAGTTCATG CACCGCGGTCCGGAAAAACCAGCCAGCTATCACTCCAAAATTGATGCCGACATCGACTCTCTCACCAGTATGCTCGCTGATCTGGATAGCCACACGCAGGACTCCAGCGCCCAA CTGTACGACAACGTGCCTTACAACAAATACCTCTCAGGGGATC ACAAGTCTGCACACCAGAACGCGGGGTCTCCTCAGAGTCGGCCAGCGATGGGCTACCCTCCTCACCCCCAAAGCCAGTACCACCCAGGGTCGCCCTACTCCAGTGAATCACCTCAGTACTCCTCTTCCCACCAGCAGGACTACTACACGTCCTCTTCCTCGGCCCCTAAGCCCTACCCTCAGCCCGTCCCAGCCTCCTACACCACCGCCTCCACTCCCACCGGGCCCAGGTTCAGCGTCCAGGTCAAAACTGCGCAGCCAGTCACATATTCTCAGACCGGGAGACAGGCTGAGCAGGCCTACACCCCACCGCCTCCCCGCCAGCACGCGCCGCGCCCTCCTCCCCAATCTCAGGCAAATCTGCAGGGTTGGTACCCTCCGCATCAAGCTCAGGAGATGCACGCCGAGGCGGGTTACAAGGGGGCGTCGGGATCTGTGGGAAGGGTTAATCAGGTTCCGCTGTCaaagagagggacagaaaacAACCAAACTGGGTCAGGAGACTTACAGACTCTCTCTTATCAGTCTAACAAG ggggcagtaaaCACCAGGCCTGAGGAAGAGTTGGATCGACTCACCAAGAAGTTGGTTTACGATATGAACCACCCTCCTTCAGAGGACTATTTTG gaCGCTGCGCCCGCTGCGGAGAAAATGTGGTCGGCGACGGCAGTGGCTGTATCGCCATGGAGCAGGTGTTCCACGTGGAGTGTTTCACATGCATCACCTGCCATGCCCGTCTCCGCGGGCAACCTTTCTACGCCCTGGATAAGAAGAGTTACTGCGAAAGCTGTTACATT AGTACGTTGGAGCGCTGTTCCAAGTGCTCCAAACCCATCCTGGACCGCATCCTGCGGGCCATGGGGAAGGCCTACCACCCGCGCTGCTTCACGTGTGTGGTCTGTAACTGCTGTTTGGACGGGGTCCCCTTCACCGTAGACGCCACCTCACAGATCCACTGCATAGAAGACTTCCACCG GAAGTACGCACCACGGTGTTCGGTGTGCGGCGAGCCCATCATGCCGGAGCAGGGTCAGGAGGAGACGGTCAGGATAGTCGCTCTGGATCGCAGCTTCCACGTTAATTGTTACGTCTGTGAG GAATGTGGCCTCCTGCTGTCCTCTGAGGGGGAGGGCCGAGGCTGTTACCCACTGGACGGCCACATCCTGTGCAAGAGCTGCAGCGCCCAGCGCATCCAGGACCTGTCGGCCAAAATCTCCACTGACTGCTGa